From one Streptomyces chromofuscus genomic stretch:
- a CDS encoding GNAT family N-acetyltransferase: MSETEIRDDRAAGRLEAVGGGEVVGRIEYFVLDGPQRALVPVHTIVEPAHEGKGIAGSLARELYAIAEHEGVSVAPLCPYVSKWAERHPDEAPAADPALLDAAQEWLAAHPGRF; encoded by the coding sequence ATGAGCGAGACCGAGATCCGCGACGACCGGGCGGCGGGCCGCCTGGAGGCCGTCGGCGGTGGCGAAGTCGTCGGCCGCATCGAGTACTTCGTGCTCGACGGCCCGCAGCGCGCCCTGGTGCCGGTGCACACCATCGTGGAGCCGGCCCACGAGGGCAAGGGCATCGCGGGCTCCCTGGCGCGCGAGCTGTACGCCATCGCGGAACACGAGGGTGTTTCCGTCGCCCCGCTCTGCCCGTACGTCTCCAAGTGGGCCGAACGCCACCCCGACGAGGCGCCCGCCGCCGACCCCGCGCTGCTGGACGCGGCGCAGGAGTGGCTGGCGGCACACCCCGGCCGGTTCTGA
- the panD gene encoding aspartate 1-decarboxylase, whose product MLRTLIKSKIHRATVTQADLHYVGSVTIDADLLDAADLLPGELVHIVDITNGARLETYVIEGERGSGVVGINGAAAHLVHPGDLVIIISYAQVTDAEARALKPRVVHVDRDNRVVDLGTDPGAPVPGSDQMRSPQAVRA is encoded by the coding sequence GTGCTGCGAACTTTGATCAAGTCCAAGATCCATCGCGCCACCGTCACCCAGGCCGACCTGCACTACGTGGGATCGGTGACCATCGACGCCGATCTGCTGGACGCCGCCGACCTGCTGCCCGGCGAGCTCGTGCACATCGTGGACATCACCAACGGCGCCCGGCTGGAGACGTACGTCATCGAGGGCGAGCGCGGCTCGGGCGTCGTCGGCATCAACGGGGCCGCGGCCCATCTGGTCCACCCCGGGGACCTTGTGATCATCATCAGTTACGCTCAGGTCACCGACGCCGAGGCGCGGGCGCTGAAGCCGCGCGTCGTGCACGTGGACCGCGACAACCGGGTCGTGGACCTGGGCACCGACCCGGGTGCACCCGTGCCGGGCTCGGACCAGATGCGCAGCCCGCAGGCCGTGCGGGCCTGA
- a CDS encoding aspartate/glutamate racemase family protein: MLALLHTSPLHVPVFDALREAHHPGLELRHLVHEDLLTRAGHEGPQAVAEDVREVLDRAAADGARAVLCTCSSIGGVAEAAAAGAGVPVLRVDRPMAAAAVAAGPRVAVLATVASTLAPTVALVEEEAARTGRPVEVRARLVEDAWPHFEAGDAREYARRVAAVADEVTDADVIVLAQASMTPAQQLTSTTVPILSSPRPGLAAGARAVGAETGESPPGPRSDSGG; encoded by the coding sequence GTGCTCGCCCTGCTGCACACCTCACCCCTGCACGTCCCGGTCTTCGACGCCCTGCGCGAGGCGCACCATCCAGGGCTGGAACTGCGGCACCTCGTCCACGAGGACCTGCTGACCCGGGCCGGTCACGAGGGGCCGCAGGCGGTCGCCGAGGACGTACGGGAGGTACTGGACCGCGCCGCCGCCGACGGCGCCCGGGCCGTGCTGTGCACCTGTTCGAGCATCGGCGGCGTCGCGGAGGCGGCCGCCGCCGGGGCCGGGGTGCCGGTGCTGCGCGTCGACCGTCCGATGGCGGCCGCCGCGGTGGCCGCCGGACCACGGGTCGCCGTCCTCGCCACGGTGGCGAGCACCCTCGCCCCCACGGTCGCCCTCGTGGAGGAGGAGGCCGCGCGCACCGGCCGCCCCGTCGAGGTGCGCGCGCGTCTCGTCGAGGACGCCTGGCCGCACTTCGAGGCGGGGGACGCCCGGGAGTACGCCCGCCGGGTGGCCGCGGTGGCCGACGAGGTCACCGACGCCGACGTGATCGTCCTCGCCCAGGCCTCGATGACGCCCGCCCAGCAGCTGACGTCGACCACCGTTCCGATCCTGTCCAGCCCCCGGCCGGGGCTGGCGGCGGGGGCGCGGGCGGTCGGCGCGGAGACCGGCGAGAGCCCACCTGGGCCACGGAGTGACTCCGGCGGGTGA
- the glgC gene encoding glucose-1-phosphate adenylyltransferase has product MRRGGPSVLGIVLAGGEGKRLMPLTADRAKPAVTFGGTYRLVDFVLSNLVNGDILRICVLTQYKSHSLDRHITTTWRMSSLLGNYVTPVPAQQRLGPRWFLGSADAILQSLNLIHDEQPEYVAVFGADHVYRMDPRQMLAQHIESGAGVTVAGIRVPRSESSSFGVITPGSDGSTVERFLEKPADPPGLPDAPDCVLASMGNYIFTTKALVEALQRDAEDQNSVHDMGGSILPQLTARGEAHLYDFGGNHVPGETTRDQGYWRDVGTLDAYYDAHMDLIAERPAFNLYNRSWPVYTHSNQLSPARFNAGGIAGESIISAGCLIRGQVTRSVLSPGVVVDPGAVVQGSVLHDNVHIGRGAVVRGAVLDKNVEVPPGATIGVNPERDAELYTVSKGGVIALGKGQRVP; this is encoded by the coding sequence ATGCGGCGCGGTGGACCTTCGGTGCTGGGAATCGTACTGGCGGGCGGGGAGGGCAAGCGCCTGATGCCGCTGACCGCGGACCGGGCGAAACCCGCGGTGACCTTCGGCGGCACGTACCGCCTGGTGGACTTCGTCCTGTCCAACCTCGTCAACGGCGACATCCTGCGCATCTGCGTCCTCACGCAGTACAAGTCGCACTCGCTGGACCGGCACATCACCACCACCTGGCGGATGTCCAGCCTGCTCGGCAACTACGTCACGCCGGTCCCGGCCCAGCAGCGGCTCGGCCCGCGCTGGTTCCTGGGCAGCGCGGACGCGATCCTGCAGTCGCTGAACCTGATCCACGACGAACAGCCGGAATACGTGGCGGTGTTCGGCGCCGACCATGTCTACCGCATGGACCCGCGCCAGATGCTCGCCCAGCACATCGAGTCCGGCGCGGGCGTGACGGTGGCCGGCATCCGTGTCCCGCGCTCCGAGTCGTCCTCCTTCGGGGTGATCACGCCGGGCTCGGACGGCAGTACCGTCGAGCGGTTCCTGGAGAAGCCCGCGGACCCGCCGGGCCTGCCGGACGCCCCCGACTGCGTACTCGCCTCGATGGGCAACTACATCTTCACCACCAAGGCACTCGTCGAGGCCCTCCAGCGGGACGCCGAGGACCAGAACTCCGTGCATGACATGGGCGGTTCGATTCTGCCCCAGCTCACCGCGCGCGGCGAGGCGCACCTGTACGACTTCGGCGGCAACCACGTGCCCGGCGAGACGACGCGCGACCAGGGGTACTGGCGGGACGTCGGCACGCTCGACGCGTACTACGACGCCCACATGGACCTGATCGCCGAGCGACCCGCCTTCAACCTCTACAACCGCAGCTGGCCCGTCTACACCCACTCCAACCAACTCTCCCCGGCCCGCTTCAACGCGGGCGGCATCGCCGGCGAGTCCATCATCAGCGCGGGCTGCCTGATCCGGGGGCAGGTCACCCGGTCCGTGCTGTCGCCGGGTGTGGTGGTCGACCCCGGAGCGGTCGTCCAGGGCTCGGTGCTGCACGACAACGTGCACATAGGGCGGGGCGCGGTGGTGCGGGGCGCCGTGCTCGACAAGAACGTCGAGGTGCCCCCGGGCGCGACGATCGGCGTGAACCCGGAGCGGGACGCGGAGCTGTACACCGTGTCCAAGGGCGGGGTGATCGCACTGGGGAAGGGGCAGCGGGTGCCGTGA
- a CDS encoding wax ester/triacylglycerol synthase family O-acyltransferase produces the protein MNSDDLLAPLDLAFWNIESDRHPMHLGALGVFTAGSPAAGAHAADLLAARAAAVPGLRMRIRNVWRPPDLRQPLAFGGAAREPAPDFDPLDHVRLHAPTADFQAEAGRLMERPLERGRPPWEAHVLPGEDGVSFAVLFKFHHALADGLRALTLAAAVLDPTDLPASRPRPPEPPRRVLPDVRELPDLVRGALSDVGRALDIGASVALSTLGVRSSPALTSEPSGTRRTAGVVLDLDDVHRIRKAVGGTVNDVLIAVVAGALRRWLDERGDGSDGVAPRALIPVSKRRPRTAHPQGNRLSGYLTRLPVDDPDPVGRLETVRTAMDRNKDAGPNRGAGAVALLADHVPALGHRLGGPLVSQAARLWFDILVTSVPLPGLGLKLGGNALTEVFPFAPLAAGQSLAVAVSTYRGRVHYGLVADAAAVPDLDRFAQAVADELETLIKACVP, from the coding sequence TTGAACTCTGACGACCTGCTCGCTCCCCTGGACCTGGCGTTCTGGAACATCGAGTCCGACCGACACCCCATGCACCTGGGTGCGCTCGGCGTGTTCACGGCCGGCTCGCCCGCCGCGGGCGCCCACGCCGCGGACCTGCTCGCCGCGCGGGCCGCCGCGGTGCCCGGCTTGCGCATGCGGATCCGGAACGTGTGGCGCCCGCCGGACCTGCGACAGCCGCTGGCCTTCGGCGGCGCCGCCCGCGAGCCCGCACCGGACTTCGACCCGCTCGACCACGTCCGGCTGCACGCCCCGACCGCCGACTTCCAGGCGGAGGCGGGCCGTCTGATGGAGCGTCCGCTGGAGCGAGGCCGGCCGCCGTGGGAGGCGCACGTGCTGCCGGGGGAGGACGGCGTGTCGTTCGCCGTGCTCTTCAAGTTCCACCACGCCCTCGCGGACGGCCTGCGCGCCCTGACCCTGGCCGCCGCCGTCCTCGACCCCACCGACCTGCCCGCGTCCCGTCCCCGCCCGCCGGAGCCGCCCCGCCGCGTGCTGCCCGACGTGCGCGAACTGCCCGACCTGGTGCGCGGCGCGCTGTCCGACGTCGGCCGCGCCCTCGACATCGGCGCGTCCGTCGCCCTGTCCACCCTCGGGGTGCGCTCCTCGCCGGCGCTGACCTCCGAGCCGTCCGGCACCCGGCGTACCGCCGGAGTGGTCCTCGACCTCGACGACGTGCACCGCATCCGCAAGGCCGTCGGCGGCACCGTCAACGACGTCCTCATCGCCGTCGTCGCGGGCGCCCTGCGCCGCTGGCTCGACGAACGCGGCGACGGCAGCGACGGCGTCGCGCCGCGCGCCCTGATCCCGGTCTCCAAGCGTCGCCCGCGCACCGCGCACCCGCAGGGCAACCGGCTGTCGGGGTACCTGACCCGGCTCCCGGTCGACGACCCGGACCCGGTCGGCCGCCTCGAGACGGTCCGCACGGCCATGGACCGCAACAAGGACGCCGGCCCCAACCGGGGCGCGGGCGCGGTCGCGCTGCTCGCCGACCACGTCCCGGCACTCGGCCACCGGCTCGGCGGGCCGCTGGTCAGCCAGGCCGCGCGGCTCTGGTTCGACATTCTGGTCACCAGCGTGCCGCTGCCCGGTCTCGGCCTGAAGCTGGGCGGCAACGCGCTCACGGAGGTGTTCCCGTTCGCCCCGCTGGCCGCCGGACAGTCCCTCGCCGTCGCCGTCTCGACCTACCGGGGGCGGGTCCACTACGGGCTCGTCGCCGACGCGGCGGCCGTACCGGACCTGGACCGGTTCGCCCAGGCGGTGGCGGACGAACTGGAGACGTTGATCAAGGCCTGTGTGCCCTGA
- a CDS encoding DMT family transporter encodes MSALALSVLLSLVSAVAYAGGAIVQEHVAVSDGQYAPLRRPGWWAAVALNGLGGLLHVAALAYGPLSVVQPLGALTIVFALPMAALCVGRKAGSTAWRGAVMATVGLAGLLSLVGSSDARSLDGSQQLGVFLATAGVVGALMAVGRAAHRRPAVRAMVLATASGTAFGISSVFTKTVAVDWTGGVTSALLPALAAIGVFAVAGLLLSQAAYRGAGLAAPLATLTVVNPVVAAAVGITMFGETFRYGTTGTALALGCGAVAAAGLVLLTAERVERARAEDVTPLPEPELLPARKPTAMALPDGVFLPSPLTEGVYGRAVRGDGGYDQDDAAPAAPAETSPPYYALYGAPYVPFPAVERGRVRVRS; translated from the coding sequence ATGAGCGCCCTCGCGCTGTCCGTGCTGCTGTCGCTCGTCTCCGCCGTGGCGTACGCGGGCGGGGCGATCGTGCAGGAGCACGTGGCGGTGTCGGACGGGCAGTACGCCCCCTTGCGCCGGCCGGGCTGGTGGGCCGCGGTCGCGCTGAACGGCCTCGGTGGCCTGCTGCACGTGGCGGCCCTGGCCTACGGCCCGCTGAGCGTGGTGCAGCCGTTGGGGGCACTGACCATCGTCTTCGCGCTGCCCATGGCGGCGCTGTGCGTGGGCCGCAAGGCCGGTTCGACGGCCTGGCGGGGGGCCGTCATGGCGACCGTCGGCCTCGCGGGTCTGCTGTCCCTGGTCGGCAGCTCGGACGCGCGGTCGCTGGACGGCAGCCAGCAGCTCGGCGTGTTCCTGGCGACCGCCGGTGTGGTCGGGGCGCTGATGGCCGTGGGCCGGGCGGCGCACCGGCGTCCGGCGGTGCGGGCCATGGTGCTCGCCACCGCGTCCGGCACAGCGTTCGGCATCTCCTCGGTCTTCACCAAGACGGTCGCGGTCGACTGGACGGGCGGGGTGACGTCGGCGCTGCTGCCGGCCCTGGCCGCGATCGGCGTGTTCGCCGTCGCCGGTCTGCTGCTGTCCCAGGCCGCCTACCGGGGAGCGGGCCTGGCGGCCCCGCTGGCCACGCTGACGGTGGTGAACCCCGTCGTGGCCGCCGCGGTGGGCATCACGATGTTCGGCGAGACCTTCCGGTACGGCACCACGGGCACCGCGCTCGCGCTGGGCTGCGGTGCGGTGGCGGCCGCCGGGCTGGTCCTGCTGACGGCGGAGCGCGTCGAGCGGGCCCGGGCCGAGGACGTGACGCCGCTGCCCGAGCCGGAGCTCCTCCCCGCCCGCAAGCCGACGGCCATGGCCCTGCCCGACGGCGTCTTCCTGCCGAGCCCGCTGACGGAGGGCGTGTACGGCCGGGCCGTGCGCGGCGACGGCGGGTACGACCAGGACGACGCCGCGCCCGCCGCTCCCGCGGAGACTTCACCGCCGTACTACGCCCTGTACGGCGCGCCGTACGTCCCCTTCCCGGCCGTGGAGCGCGGCCGGGTCCGGGTCAGATCCTGA
- the gndA gene encoding NADP-dependent phosphogluconate dehydrogenase, which yields MSTSAQIGVTGLAVMGSNLARNFARNGYTVAVHNRTSSRTHALVEEFGGEGEFVAAETAKDFVAALERPRRLVIMVKAGEPTDAVIQEFAPLLEPGDMIIDGGNAHFADTRRRERELREQGIHFVGTGISGGEEGALHGPSIMPGGSKESYGSLGPMLEKISAKAADGAPCVTHVGPDGAGHFVKMVHNGIEYADMQLIGEAYQLLRDVAGYAPAEIAEIFRTWNTGRLDSYLIEITAEVLSHVDAATGKPFVDVVVDQAEQKGTGRWTVQIALDMGVPVSGIAEAVFARSLSGHAALREASRGLAGPKAAPLSKDEAGAFADRVEQALYASKIVSYTQGFHEIAAGSEEYDWDVDLGQVASIWRGGCIIRAAFLDRIRAAYDARPDLPSLLSDETFAREIAEAQDDWREVLIAATRQGVPTPGFAAALAYYDALRAERLPAALTQGQRDFFGAHTYRRTDRDGTFHTLWGGDRSEVSA from the coding sequence ATGAGCACTTCAGCCCAGATCGGCGTCACGGGTCTCGCGGTCATGGGAAGCAATCTCGCCCGCAACTTCGCGCGCAACGGCTACACGGTCGCGGTGCACAACCGGACGTCGTCCCGGACGCACGCGCTGGTGGAGGAGTTCGGCGGCGAGGGCGAGTTCGTCGCGGCGGAGACCGCCAAGGACTTCGTGGCGGCCCTGGAACGGCCGCGCCGCCTGGTCATCATGGTCAAGGCCGGTGAGCCGACCGACGCGGTGATCCAGGAGTTCGCCCCGCTGCTGGAGCCCGGCGACATGATCATCGACGGCGGCAACGCGCACTTCGCCGACACCCGGCGCCGCGAGCGCGAGCTGCGCGAGCAGGGCATCCACTTCGTCGGCACCGGCATCTCCGGCGGCGAGGAGGGCGCGCTGCACGGGCCGAGCATCATGCCGGGCGGCTCGAAGGAGTCGTACGGATCGCTGGGGCCGATGCTGGAGAAGATCTCCGCGAAGGCGGCCGACGGCGCGCCCTGTGTGACCCACGTGGGTCCGGACGGCGCGGGGCACTTCGTGAAGATGGTGCACAACGGCATCGAGTACGCCGACATGCAGCTGATCGGCGAGGCGTACCAGCTGCTGCGCGACGTCGCCGGGTACGCCCCCGCGGAGATCGCGGAGATCTTCCGCACCTGGAACACGGGCCGGCTGGACTCCTACCTGATCGAGATCACGGCCGAGGTGCTGTCCCACGTGGACGCGGCGACCGGCAAGCCGTTCGTGGACGTGGTGGTGGACCAGGCGGAGCAGAAGGGCACCGGCCGCTGGACGGTCCAGATCGCGCTGGACATGGGCGTGCCGGTCTCCGGGATCGCCGAGGCGGTCTTCGCGCGCTCGCTGTCCGGCCACGCGGCGCTGCGGGAGGCCTCGCGGGGGCTGGCGGGTCCGAAGGCCGCGCCGCTGAGCAAGGACGAGGCCGGGGCGTTCGCGGACCGGGTGGAGCAGGCGCTGTACGCGTCGAAGATCGTGTCGTACACGCAGGGCTTCCACGAGATCGCGGCGGGCAGCGAGGAGTACGACTGGGACGTCGACCTCGGGCAGGTCGCGTCGATCTGGCGCGGCGGGTGCATCATCCGCGCGGCCTTCCTGGACCGCATCCGCGCCGCGTACGACGCCCGGCCGGACCTGCCGAGCCTGCTGTCCGACGAGACGTTCGCGCGGGAGATCGCCGAAGCCCAGGACGACTGGCGTGAGGTGCTGATCGCCGCGACGCGGCAGGGTGTGCCGACGCCGGGGTTCGCCGCGGCACTCGCCTATTACGACGCGCTGCGTGCCGAGCGGTTGCCTGCGGCGCTCACGCAGGGGCAGCGGGACTTCTTCGGTGCGCACACGTATCGGCGGACCGATCGGGACGGGACGTTCCACACGCTGTGGGGTGGGGACCGGTCGGAGGTGTCCGCGTAG
- the glgA gene encoding glycogen synthase: protein MRVGLLTREYPPDVYGGAGVHVEFLARELRSLVDLDVHCWGEGRNEGVVRHRPWPTLDGANDALRTFSVDLSVAAALQGRELVHSHTWYAHLAGHLAKLLYGIPHVMTAHSLEPLRPWKAEQLGGGYALSSWAERTAIEAADAVIAVSGAMREDILACYPALDPDRVHVVHNGIDTELYRPDPATDVLHRLGVDPARPYVLFVGRITRQKGVPHLLRAVRDIDPSAQVVLCAGAPDTPEIDQEFRELYRELSRVRDGVHWIPRMLPRPEVIQLLTHAAVFVCPSVYEPLGIVNLEAMACGTAVVASEVGGIPEVVADGKTGLLVPVNDDFEADLARALDAVLGDPEGARRMGEEGRERAVGEFGWGTVARRTARLYGNVLIPG, encoded by the coding sequence GTGCGAGTGGGACTGCTGACCCGGGAGTACCCGCCGGACGTGTACGGCGGCGCGGGCGTCCATGTGGAGTTCCTCGCCCGGGAGTTGCGCTCCCTGGTCGACCTCGACGTGCACTGCTGGGGCGAGGGCCGCAACGAGGGCGTGGTCCGCCACCGCCCCTGGCCCACCCTCGACGGCGCCAACGACGCCCTGCGCACCTTCTCCGTCGACCTCTCCGTCGCCGCCGCCCTCCAGGGCCGCGAACTGGTCCACTCCCACACCTGGTACGCCCATCTCGCCGGCCACCTCGCCAAACTCCTGTACGGCATCCCGCACGTGATGACCGCCCACTCCCTGGAGCCGCTGCGCCCCTGGAAGGCCGAGCAACTCGGCGGCGGATACGCCCTGTCGAGCTGGGCCGAGCGCACCGCGATCGAGGCCGCCGACGCGGTGATCGCCGTGTCGGGCGCGATGCGCGAGGACATCCTCGCCTGCTATCCGGCACTGGACCCGGACCGCGTCCACGTCGTGCACAACGGCATCGACACCGAGCTGTACCGGCCGGACCCCGCCACCGACGTCCTGCACCGCCTGGGCGTCGACCCGGCCCGCCCGTACGTGCTGTTCGTCGGCCGCATCACCCGGCAGAAGGGCGTCCCCCATCTGCTGCGCGCGGTGCGCGACATCGACCCGTCGGCCCAGGTCGTGCTGTGCGCGGGCGCGCCCGACACCCCCGAGATCGACCAGGAGTTCCGCGAGCTGTACCGGGAGCTGAGCCGGGTCCGCGACGGCGTGCACTGGATCCCCCGGATGCTGCCACGCCCGGAAGTGATCCAACTCCTCACACACGCGGCCGTCTTCGTCTGCCCTTCGGTGTACGAGCCCCTGGGCATCGTCAACCTGGAGGCCATGGCCTGCGGCACCGCGGTCGTGGCCTCCGAGGTCGGCGGCATCCCGGAGGTCGTCGCCGACGGCAAGACCGGCCTGCTGGTGCCCGTGAACGACGACTTCGAGGCCGACCTGGCCCGCGCCCTGGACGCGGTGCTCGGCGACCCGGAGGGTGCCCGGCGGATGGGTGAGGAGGGGCGGGAGCGCGCGGTGGGCGAGTTCGGCTGGGGCACGGTCGCCCGGCGCACGGCTCGCCTTTACGGGAACGTCCTGATTCCGGGGTAG
- a CDS encoding transglycosylase family protein: protein MAVRGRHRRYQPNRINRASLTVTAGGAGMALPFVGTGAAHAADVDTWDKVAACESSNDWNINTGNGYYGGLQFSQSTWEAYGGTAYAARADLATKDQQIAVAEKVLDGQGPGAWPVCSQRAGLTRGGESPDVRPAGTSTRTPKSTAADVQPQTTPQSRAGTAEMYTVVRGDTLSTIAEERDVRGGWQRLYAANRRTIGADPDLILPGQRLNLRAKATSAPSAPPTSGKPATTRQAPKSSPKKPASDKSSATEQRHGALVAPVSGPLGTAYRATGSSWSKGYHTGVDFPAPTGSSVKAVGPGRVVDAGWGGSFGYQVVIRHTDGRYSQYAHLSAISVKAGQSVSAGQRIGRVGSTGNSSGPHLHFEVRTGPGFGTDVDPLAYLRAGGVRI, encoded by the coding sequence ATGGCCGTACGCGGCCGGCACCGCCGGTATCAGCCGAACAGGATCAACCGCGCCTCGCTCACCGTCACGGCGGGCGGCGCCGGCATGGCCCTCCCGTTCGTCGGCACCGGCGCCGCGCACGCGGCCGACGTGGACACCTGGGACAAGGTCGCCGCGTGCGAGTCGAGCAACGACTGGAACATCAACACCGGCAACGGCTACTACGGCGGCCTGCAGTTCAGCCAGTCCACCTGGGAGGCCTACGGCGGCACCGCGTACGCGGCCCGCGCCGACCTGGCCACCAAGGACCAGCAGATCGCCGTCGCGGAGAAGGTCCTCGACGGGCAGGGCCCGGGCGCCTGGCCGGTGTGCTCGCAGCGCGCCGGGCTGACGCGGGGCGGCGAGAGCCCGGACGTCAGACCCGCCGGCACCTCGACGCGGACCCCGAAGTCCACGGCGGCCGACGTCCAGCCGCAGACCACACCCCAGTCGCGGGCCGGGACCGCCGAGATGTACACCGTCGTCCGCGGCGACACGCTCTCGACCATCGCCGAGGAACGCGACGTCCGGGGCGGCTGGCAGCGCCTGTACGCCGCCAACCGCAGGACCATCGGGGCCGACCCCGACCTGATCCTGCCCGGCCAGCGGCTGAACCTGCGCGCCAAGGCCACGTCCGCCCCGAGCGCTCCGCCCACCTCCGGCAAGCCGGCCACGACCCGGCAGGCCCCCAAGTCGTCGCCCAAGAAGCCCGCTTCGGACAAGAGCAGCGCCACCGAACAGCGCCACGGCGCTCTCGTCGCCCCGGTCAGCGGCCCTCTGGGCACCGCCTACCGCGCGACGGGCTCCAGCTGGTCCAAGGGCTACCACACCGGCGTGGACTTCCCGGCGCCCACCGGCAGCTCGGTGAAGGCGGTGGGCCCGGGCCGGGTCGTCGACGCCGGATGGGGCGGCTCCTTCGGCTACCAGGTCGTCATCCGGCACACCGACGGACGCTACAGCCAGTACGCGCACCTGTCGGCGATCTCCGTGAAGGCCGGGCAGTCGGTGAGCGCCGGCCAGCGCATCGGACGCGTGGGCTCCACCGGCAACAGCTCGGGCCCTCATCTGCACTTCGAGGTGCGGACAGGGCCCGGTTTCGGCACGGACGTCGACCCGCTGGCCTATCTGCGGGCCGGCGGCGTCAGGATCTGA
- a CDS encoding (2Fe-2S)-binding protein, which produces MDLDPQLTGLNQLGGFFVLRTVVDAARNPARPLPTLAQTYDGTASGVQPDPLASRVRTVATALRAPEARVAASVAHLGLAARLWSPALGCAALYGRIPDLDPRLLRWDADAGAPDDLWLTEVRPLPGDAATLVDVVLHGHLQPLAATLRARHRLARGLLWGNAASALAGAVRELDRRARADGRTDIAARARALTAELFAHPLLRDTGTRTGTAFRRRSCCLYYRVPGAGVCGDCCFTRTPTARPRTPRTPMA; this is translated from the coding sequence GTGGACCTCGACCCCCAGCTCACCGGCCTGAACCAGCTCGGCGGCTTCTTCGTGCTGCGCACGGTCGTGGACGCGGCCCGTAACCCGGCGAGGCCGCTGCCGACCCTCGCACAGACATACGACGGTACGGCATCGGGTGTTCAGCCCGATCCCCTGGCGTCGCGTGTGCGGACAGTGGCGACGGCCCTGCGGGCTCCGGAGGCGCGGGTCGCCGCTTCGGTGGCGCACCTGGGCCTCGCGGCGCGGCTCTGGTCACCGGCCCTCGGCTGCGCCGCCCTGTACGGCCGGATCCCCGACCTCGACCCGCGGCTGCTGCGCTGGGACGCCGACGCCGGCGCCCCCGACGACCTGTGGCTGACCGAGGTGCGCCCGCTGCCGGGAGACGCCGCCACCCTCGTGGACGTCGTGCTGCACGGCCACCTCCAGCCGCTGGCGGCCACCCTGCGCGCCCGTCACCGGCTCGCGCGGGGACTGCTGTGGGGGAACGCGGCCTCCGCCCTGGCCGGTGCCGTCCGCGAACTGGACCGCCGGGCGCGGGCCGACGGCCGTACGGACATCGCCGCCCGGGCCCGCGCGCTGACCGCCGAACTCTTCGCCCACCCTCTGCTGCGCGACACCGGCACCCGGACCGGCACCGCCTTCCGGCGCCGCAGCTGCTGCCTGTACTACCGGGTGCCCGGGGCAGGCGTCTGCGGCGACTGCTGCTTCACCAGAACGCCCACGGCTCGGCCCCGGACGCCCCGGACGCCCATGGCTTGA